In Eremothecium gossypii ATCC 10895 chromosome II, complete sequence, the genomic window CGGACTGGATAGGTGATGTCTACAGTTGTTTTCTGCCGGTTGCCGTGCTGATACATCATCCTGTGCGCACGGTAGGCGTGCAACTCGAGATTACGGTGCAGTCTATAGTGGGGCTGGCGCTGGGGCAAGGGTGGAGCGCTCTATGGTGGTACGTCTGCAGCGTAGCCCGGGTGGGGCGGCATGAAGGTGCGTTATTGTTTCTGAGCCTTGTACTTTCTGGACTCTGGAGCTCCTGGCTCGCGGCGGCCTATGGCAGACTTGTGTACATGTCAGTATCGTTTGGGATAACCGCCACCTTTTTTGCGACCTCCATGCCTCCTTCCGAAGGAAGCTTACCTATCTGGCGCCACTTCTGGGATCAGGGCATGTCCTACCTCTTTgggctgctgctgtcgtTGTTGGTGTGTATCTTCCTATTCCCAAGGTTTGGTCATGCAACAATTGGACGAGGGTTTTCTTCAGCAGCCAACGATCTTAAGCACTTGCTCGATTATCTAGTGGATGCGAGATACTGCAATGACATCCCAATGCTGGTGGAAGCTCAGGAGAACGCTGTTTCCGCGATCGATGTGCGGTTGTCAGAAGGTTACCGCGAATTTGCAAACCAGTTCAGTATAACCAGATTTGACGGGAAATTGCTAGAGCAGCTGCGTAATAGTCTGACGATTGCCGCTTCGCCATTGCGTTCGCTGCCACTTGGTCATGGGCTATTGACAAATGTAGAGTTGGAAAGATTTCATCAAGCGAGACCTCAATCTGCCCCGGAAAATACTATATGCGTAAGAGATGCAGATGATCACTATGAAGATCAGGCGATAAAAACCGAAGAGAGTGCCAACCTGGGCTTGGCATGTGGTTCGACTGACCTGTGCTCTGCTATCATTAGGGACAAATTTTCCGAAACAATATTCGACCTTATAATGGAACTCATACATGCATTAAACTCTTTGCAGGTGGGATTAAACAATATCTCCGAATCTAATGTTTCTGCCAGTGAGAGAGCAGATATAAAAGCCAATATATTAGCATGTCTTTCGAACCTACACGACAGGATTCGCCGCCTAGATATTAAGTACAAGGAATTTGGGCGTGCTGGACTCTTCACTAGTGAACTGCTACTAAATCCGAAGTCATCCGATGCCCTAGTGTTTCTACGGTACATCCGACAGTGCGCGAAACACATGACCAAGGTGCTAGAAGTATTTCTGCAACTCAATGCTTCTGTTCACTGGCGGGTTATCCCACCAAAGTATCAGTGGCACCGTGCTATACACAGGCTATCGCACCAATGCGCTCTCGATCAAGGCGCATCTTTTCTATGGAATTATTTCCAGACTAAAAGGGACGTTGATGATGCATTTGAGATGATATACAATAGTTACACTTCGAAACATCATGAAGTTTCGGACTTATTCAGTCGCCAGGGAATGCGGCCGCGGATCAGGGCTTTTGACCACAAGGACTTTGCGGTCCACTCTACCAGCAACCCAATTCGGTACAAATTGTGGCAACTGAATAATTCACTACTTGGCCCTGAAAGTAGATGGGCTCGGAAGTTTACAGTTGTCCTGGTAGCATTGTGTTTGCCGGGCTGGCTTCCTGGCTCCAAGGTATGGTATCGGGAATATCACTGCTTATGGGCGCCTATAATATATGTCATATTGAGCAATAGACGAAACTCCAGCAACTGGCGGGCGTTGTATAAGAGGCTCGCAGGTTGTGTTCTCGGAGTATTCTGGGCTTGGTGCGCTAACCAGGCGAAGCATTACAGCAACCCGTTTATCATCGCTACCTTTTCGGTTTTGTTATGCATTCCCCTCGCCTTCAATTACTTCGCCTACAATAGGAGGAAGTCTACCCTGGCCGCGCTAATCTGTTTTACTGTTCCGGCATTGGTGACATTCTTCTTAGAGGAGCACACGACCGCATCCCTCTGGAAACAAGCATGGACTACCGGAGTAGCACTTTTAATAGGTACGTTCTGCTCCATTCCTATTAACTGGTTTATATGGACATTCACCGCACGCTCTGAACTTTCACTTGCCGTCTCTGGTTTACTCATGCATTTGAGTCAATCTTACCAGATAGTGGCCGGACGCTATCTGTATCGAGACACAGATGATCACCCCAACGATCTCACACGTTCCCTGGCAAGTATCAGGGAAGTCCGTTTATCGCAGAGTCTATTGGCGACTAGAGCGCTAGTGAGAAGTGCAGTGAGCGAGCCTAATATCGTTTCCGAGTTCAGGGCTTACCTGTTTGATGAATTACTCGACCATTTCAGTGTATTACTCGAAAGACTGATTGAAGCGCGCCGTCTGGGCCAGCACTTCCAAGTCTGGGACAGAGATCCGAATACCGAGACCACTCGTGCGCTACTCTCGCTGCGTAGAGATAACGTCGCTTCAGTCATCTTCATATTCTATATGCTTTCAAACTGCTTCAGTTCGGGTAGTAAAGTGCCGAAATACCTACCAAACCCCATCTTCGTCCGCAAGAAACTGTTCGACACGTTCATGAAGCTCGCCGAGGATGCCTCAGCTCGTGGAACATCTGCTCACAGCTCGACGCCTGCAGCCCCCAATAACACCGATCCTTCTTCGCCCAGTAGCGCGGGTCAGGATCATTGGGATGAGGTATATGCAATATGCTTTAGTAGGGCGTTTACTGATATCAGTGTAGAGCTGCAGCGCATTATTGACTTGGCGAAGGAGATCCTTGGTCAAGAAGGCGACTAAAACGCTCTCACTGATCGTTATTATGTACAGCCAACATATTACCCAAACAAACCAGCTCTTACTAAAGACAAAATAATACATTAATACCAGGtatgtatatatatatatgttATGAATCGACCCTTCCTAGATCAGGACTTCTTATTTTCTGTATCGTCTCCCGACATAGAACATACGAAATAGTATAACACTATCGAGGCAAACATTGCTAACCCAAATGAGATAGCAAGGTTATTCAATTGGCTATCGGTTATCATTTATTGAGATTCTTATCCTCCTCTGCTTCACCAATGGCCAGTTGTTACAGCGC contains:
- the BRE4 gene encoding Bre4p (Syntenic homolog of Saccharomyces cerevisiae YDL231C (BRE4)); the protein is MEVLKGSYKQKSFQSLKDLGQQGSSAAPGVRPTKSLQTSPIGSWTSLSHLRLEKLAEGSGWEELQDYGLEELRDGFFDASYSRPQRVAATEPPVSTSPKAQSPLAVRCKAFRDRLRVHWKAVVKFTVAYLAAMFLCLVRPASDWIGDVYSCFLPVAVLIHHPVRTVGVQLEITVQSIVGLALGQGWSALWWYVCSVARVGRHEGALLFLSLVLSGLWSSWLAAAYGRLVYMSVSFGITATFFATSMPPSEGSLPIWRHFWDQGMSYLFGLLLSLLVCIFLFPRFGHATIGRGFSSAANDLKHLLDYLVDARYCNDIPMLVEAQENAVSAIDVRLSEGYREFANQFSITRFDGKLLEQLRNSLTIAASPLRSLPLGHGLLTNVELERFHQARPQSAPENTICVRDADDHYEDQAIKTEESANLGLACGSTDLCSAIIRDKFSETIFDLIMELIHALNSLQVGLNNISESNVSASERADIKANILACLSNLHDRIRRLDIKYKEFGRAGLFTSELLLNPKSSDALVFLRYIRQCAKHMTKVLEVFLQLNASVHWRVIPPKYQWHRAIHRLSHQCALDQGASFLWNYFQTKRDVDDAFEMIYNSYTSKHHEVSDLFSRQGMRPRIRAFDHKDFAVHSTSNPIRYKLWQLNNSLLGPESRWARKFTVVLVALCLPGWLPGSKVWYREYHCLWAPIIYVILSNRRNSSNWRALYKRLAGCVLGVFWAWCANQAKHYSNPFIIATFSVLLCIPLAFNYFAYNRRKSTLAALICFTVPALVTFFLEEHTTASLWKQAWTTGVALLIGTFCSIPINWFIWTFTARSELSLAVSGLLMHLSQSYQIVAGRYLYRDTDDHPNDLTRSLASIREVRLSQSLLATRALVRSAVSEPNIVSEFRAYLFDELLDHFSVLLERLIEARRLGQHFQVWDRDPNTETTRALLSLRRDNVASVIFIFYMLSNCFSSGSKVPKYLPNPIFVRKKLFDTFMKLAEDASARGTSAHSSTPAAPNNTDPSSPSSAGQDHWDEVYAICFSRAFTDISVELQRIIDLAKEILGQEGD
- the OST4 gene encoding olichyl-diphosphooligosaccharide--protein glycotransferase OST4 (Syntenic homolog of Saccharomyces cerevisiae YDL232W (OST4)) → MITDSQLNNLAISFGLAMFASIVLYYFVCSMSGDDTENKKS